From the genome of Ascaphus truei isolate aAscTru1 chromosome 15, aAscTru1.hap1, whole genome shotgun sequence:
gtgttcaggttggataactgactaaatcccttcccacattccccacatacatgcggtttctCCCCGGTGTGTATCTTCTTGTGCAAGTCCAGGCTGGATaattgactaaatcccttcccacactccccacatacatgcggtctctcccctgtgtgtgtcctcatgtgtatgttcaggtgggataaatcacttaatcccttcccacattccccacatacatacggtctctcccctgtgtgtgtcctcttgtgtatgttcagatgggataagtcactaaatcccttcccacattccccacatacatgcggtctctcccctgtgtgtgtcctcgtgtgtgtgttcaggttggataactgactaaatcccttcccacattccccacatacatgcggtttctCCCCGGTGTGTATCTTCTTGTGCAAGTCCAGGCTGGATaattgactaaatcccttcccacactccccacatacatgcggtctctcccctgtgtgtgtcctcttgtgtttcctcaggctggataaatgactaaatcccttcccacattccccacatacatacggtctctcccctgtgtgtatcctcttgtgtgtgttcagatgggataagtcactaaatcccttcccacattccccacatacatacggtctctcccctgtgtgtgtcctcatgtgtgtgtccaggtgggataaccgactaaatcccttcccacattccccacatacatgcagtctctcccctgtgtgtgtcctattgtgtttcctcaggctggataaatgactaaatcccttcccacattccccacatacatgcggttttTCCCCAGTCTGTGTTCTCTGCTGTGCGTTCTGGTCTGATAAAGTCAGACTCTTCTCACTTTCTCCAAAATCTTTTCCTGTGGCAGCAgctaatatataaatatttgaatgagaagcagttatattgtttattaattgccttgactggttgaaagatgcattttctgtcatatttattggaatgttgcaagattgttctgtcctcatcttttccatatactcatttgggtgtttgaacttcagatgtttgaggaggtaatactgactgctaaaagcaaccttgcagtgttggcatgggtggattattggCGCTCGTCTTTGTACTagacaaaaaaatacataattagaAAATTAGGCAAAATTAGGCATTAGTTATCAAaaaaagtgagtgtgtgtgcgcaccaagcacgcacattttatgtgaaacttctttgtccttTGTCActgtaattgtatttgtgatatttttaattaaaatccaaACCCAATTTCAGTgagaaaatgcaaagaagtttgacttagaacgcatgTGCtcggcaccccctcccccccacctcgtttgagctatttgcacgtctatatttacACTAActgtgaattgtgtgtgtgtgtgagtgagtgtgtgtatgagagactctattttttttgtttgtttgtgactgtttgtttttgtgtgtagcATTGGGAGTGGGCCCACCTGTGCACCAGAGAGTTTGGTGTGGAACAGTCACCCGAGCATGGAAGTTGTGGCCGAGTTCTGTGTGGGCCAGGTATTGGAAGGGGTCCAGGTGGCAGATTATGGAACTTGCGGCCAACTACTGCTGTCCTGCACCTGCGCGCGGTGCGGGCCTGCACGCGCGCGGTGTGAGCTGCACCTGCGCACGTGCGCTGCGCCGGCTTACGCACTACCGGACGCACCCTTGAACAGCGCTGGAAATGCTTTTGCACGTCGCCGACGTCAGCGCATGCACGGGTGTGGCGCGCGCACAGTAGTagcatgacgtcacttccgtcatggATTTCTGTTTCAACACGAGGGGCTTTTCCTATCAAAACTctataggtgccagcaaagaagtttcacttcaaaaagtcactgttacacaaactgtcttacaaaaggtcATGAGGGAGAGGTAAGTTGGCATATCCCATCTTAAGTGTCCCAGTTAAAGTGTATGGCAGAGTTCATTTTgcagttgaaattggaggtgaagattagagtAAGATCGGGActgggactctgcacaacaactttgcaactgtgagaaatgAACTCTCTAaaatctgtgattatttgtacactTCAAATCCTCCAaatcctccagtacctgggaagtctctcctcctgcatctcactatgcccttcctattgttttttatgtttactgtttcctaactcctttgtgaatgtctctgttctctccaacttcacCACTTCCCACTGCAGCATTATTTATATACCTCTCTCCAGGTAGTTGCCCTGGGAAGGGTGGCTAGGCTTCCCGTGgggttagggggagggggggtaatgaGGGGTTtactccttaattaccttagcgactagaaTGGAAATGTTATACGGTCACTAACGGTGTCAACAGGGTTAGGTaatgttttcttttaataaagtattaacccctttggtgcctgtggtatacctgGGTAACCACAGGCATGAGACAGGTTAATGTTATTTTGCTCATAGGTAATAgacattacagaagcctatgatagaaatattaaTCCATGCGGTATATAAAGCATTTTTAACGGTCGCATTAATTCCCATATCGCGAGATTGGCCCAAATATCGCACCCAGTAAGTTATTACCACAATCTTGATATATACCACCttaaaattgcagtaataatACCCGGTAGTTTATTATTTCCCCaggtgcgatattaactccactttaacaGAATTGGATGTATCTGAGCCGTAGTGTTTAGTGTATGCCTTCGGGGCAAACCAAGAACTAaccatgctttactagccactatggTGGCAAAGGTGGGTAGGTAGTGTAGTGTAATGTGTATATTATCCcgtgtggtcagctagtcatggaaaccgaTGACTAGTTGACCTGTGGACTACTAatgggttaatatgtactgtaatgtattttaacaactattttatcatctattccatGTTGATTTAGCTCATCTTGCCaatgtatataatgggcagtatagtggccattatatacatatgaaagacagggctaacgccagcctggagtaggtgatataATATTTGCAGTATTTCTGCTGTTCCTCCTGTTCCGATAAATATCGGAACTTGATGTATGGCAGTTTTTACTTGAATATTCCTGATTACCTtgtgctggcgcgttacttttccacagcgtacccaccttgataccaagctctatcccatattcatctccagaccaggagctctgtgtgtggggaggtctgTGCCAGTTCTGTAGGAGATTATCCTGTGGTACTGGAACGCctcaaggttctgttcttcctcgtttctcacacaatttacaaacctaaaattgggacagttagtgaggtctcaaagtaatgtctattttataaaggaagagctgaaaaaagatacaagttgataataatgtgacttgtcttttctttcttctctacaaTTTTTGAGGAGAACAGAAGTTAATGGAGAGCAATGTATATACGATGGCTCACTTGTATGTACCCACAGTTTGATTGGAGTGGGAGCCACAGGCCACACCAGTGACTACTTTcttattacttaaaaaataaatgaaaacacagttttaattaaaaaatccccAACAAGATGACACAAAGGTGAGTTTTCTTCCGGTGGAACTAAACAGAACGTGGGGTTGATGTAACAAGGTGTTGTAGCAGGAATGTGTTCCATTAGCAACCTGAGCTTATAACAGGCCCTGGACTGATTTGGAAACTGGACTATAGAAAAAGCCTTGAGCCACAGTCTAATGAGGTAACAATGT
Proteins encoded in this window:
- the LOC142466655 gene encoding uncharacterized protein LOC142466655; this translates as MEKMRTEQSCNIPINMTENASFNQSRQLINNITASHSNIYILAAATGKDFGESEKSLTLSDQNAQQRTQTGEKPHVCGECGKGFSHLSSLRKHNRTHTGERLHVCGECGKGFSRLSHLDTHMRTHTGERPYVCGECGKGFSDLSHLNTHKRIHTGERPYVCGECGKGFSHLSSLRKHKRTHTGERPHVCGECGKGFSQLSSLDLHKKIHTGEKPHVCGECGKGFSQLSNLNTHTRTHTGERPHVCGECGKGFSDLSHLNIHKRTHTGERPYVCGECGKGLSDLSHLNIHMRTHTGERPHVCGECGKGFSQLSSLDLHKKIHTGEKPHVCGECGKGFSQLSNLNTHTRTHTGERPHVCGECGKGFSDLSNLRKHKRTHTGGRPHVCGECGNGFSRLYSLDLHKRIHTGEKPHVCGECGKGFSQLSNLNTHKRTHTGEKLHACGECGKGFSHLSSLRKHKRTHTGERPHVCGEFGKGFNDLFHLNTHGRNCMYMGNVGRDLMIYPT